One window from the genome of Plasmodium berghei ANKA genome assembly, chromosome: 3 encodes:
- a CDS encoding iron-sulfur assembly protein, putative, which produces MFKYIIQKHGPYYNRWGYYATHFGNNFKGIQFYSQIGEKHRALNDSTIYNKNEINKKIDKVENENKEILMKNPILYVSSEAINKMKEINKQYENKKALKIQVEAGGCSGFQYFFSLTDKHNINENDIIAYDKEFVIVINKEACDILKNSKIHYLSNLISKKFVIENIQNISSKCSCGNSFDIIF; this is translated from the coding sequence atgtttaaatatataattcagAAACATGGCCCATACTATAACAGGTGGGGATACTATGCTACTCATTttggaaataattttaaaggaattcaattttattctCAAATAGGGGAAAAACATCGTGCTTTAAATGATAGTACTatttacaataaaaatgaaataaataaaaaaattgataaagTTGAAAATGAGAATAAAGAAATACTTATGAAAAATcctattttatatgttagTAGTGAAGctataaacaaaatgaaagaaataaataaacaatatgaaaacaaaaaagcTTTAAAAATTCAAGTAGAAGCAGGGGGATGCTCAGGTTTTCAatactttttttcattaacagataaacataatataaatgaaaatgatataattgCATATGATAAAGAATTTGTTatagtaataaataaagaagcttgtgatattttaaaaaatagtaaaatacattatttaagtaaccttatttcaaaaaaattcgTTATTGagaatattcaaaatatatcatcTAAATGTTCCTGTGGAAATTCCtttgatattattttttaa